A section of the Campylobacter porcelli genome encodes:
- a CDS encoding Mur ligase family protein, producing MDYEKFLSSKPIYYKEIDYERFPRIFKQIKLNTPPIIHILGTNGKGSTGRFFTQILSSSGKKVAHYSSPHIFDFSERFYSSCEVIDKDRLNLAHIKLLDIFNSFDNANQMIESLSYFEWATLMAGVLFDGYDYLIMEAGMGGEYDATNAFDKILSIFTPIGLDHTDILGDTLSKIATTKLNAMGGVALVSSEFACKDIAKEIAKSKNTNLIFQSDIFQSSIDEYAKRFNLPEFLKMNLSLAANAAHILGVENLDNIILNLDKLSLIGRCQRIKNNLIVDVGHNPHAAKAVAKYLQDIGWDRVNLIYNAFDDKDIFGVLSSLKPFIDTILVYNYPSQNRKLAVDRIIELSKELKIKCFEFKNLDEKERYLLFGSFMLVENFIKEEIER from the coding sequence ATGGATTATGAGAAATTCCTAAGCTCAAAGCCTATTTATTATAAAGAGATTGATTATGAGAGATTTCCTAGGATTTTTAAACAAATTAAGCTAAATACGCCACCAATTATCCATATATTAGGCACTAATGGCAAGGGTAGTACTGGCAGATTTTTTACTCAAATTCTCTCTTCTAGTGGTAAAAAAGTAGCGCATTATAGTAGTCCGCATATATTTGATTTTAGTGAGAGATTTTATAGTAGTTGTGAAGTCATTGATAAAGATAGATTAAATTTAGCTCATATTAAGCTTTTAGATATTTTTAACTCCTTTGATAACGCAAATCAGATGATAGAGAGTTTAAGCTATTTTGAGTGGGCAACCTTGATGGCTGGAGTGCTATTTGATGGGTATGATTATCTTATTATGGAGGCTGGAATGGGTGGTGAGTATGACGCTACTAACGCCTTTGATAAAATCCTTAGCATTTTTACGCCAATTGGCTTAGATCATACTGATATACTTGGGGATACTCTTAGTAAGATTGCTACAACCAAGCTTAATGCGATGGGAGGGGTGGCTTTGGTTAGTAGCGAATTTGCCTGTAAAGATATAGCTAAAGAGATTGCTAAGAGTAAAAATACAAATTTAATATTCCAAAGCGATATATTTCAAAGTAGCATTGATGAGTATGCTAAAAGATTTAATTTGCCTGAGTTTTTAAAGATGAATCTAAGCTTAGCGGCAAATGCGGCTCACATTTTGGGTGTAGAGAATTTGGATAATATAATTTTAAATTTAGATAAATTAAGCTTAATTGGCAGATGCCAAAGGATAAAGAATAATCTAATAGTAGATGTCGGCCATAACCCCCACGCAGCTAAAGCCGTAGCAAAATATCTACAAGATATAGGCTGGGATAGGGTAAATTTGATATATAATGCCTTTGATGATAAAGATATTTTTGGAGTTTTATCAAGCTTAAAGCCTTTTATTGATACAATTTTGGTTTATAATTATCCAAGTCAAAATAGAAAATTAGCAGTAGATAGGATTATTGAGCTTTCAAAAGAGCTTAAAATTAAGTGCTTTGAGTTTAAAAATCTTGATGAAAAAGAGCGTTATTTGCTCTTTGGATCGTTTATGTTAGTAGAAAATTTTATTAAGGAAGAGATTGAAAGATAA
- the leuS gene encoding leucine--tRNA ligase produces MQYIAKDIEYKWQSTWRDSGYSEPKDDYNLPKKYILSMFPYPSGRLHMGHVRNYSIGDALSRYYRNQGFNVLQPMGFDSFGMPAENAAIKHKIHPKKWTYENIDYMIKELDSLGFSFSKKRLLATSDPLYTKWEQEFFIKMYEKGLVYRKSAVVNWCENDQTVLANEQVEDGKCWRCGHEVVQKEMPGYYLKITEYANELLECLKDLEGKWPSQVITMQENWIGKSNGLEFKFEFDDSSKEIVKNDGFMVFTTRPDTIYGVSYCALAPEHDIVKGLLNSEFISTDIKDKIKSMLNQSPKERQIADKDGVYLGINAIHPLTKELVPIWCANFVLAQYGHGALMAVPAHDERDYEFAIKFNLPIKKVIECDELPYTQKSGKHINSDMINGKEYEEASRVIINYFQNNNTGKEVTNYKLRDWGISRQRYWGAPIPMVHCDKCGIVAQKLENLPILLPDDVVITGEGNPLDKHPNFKNCKCPKCGNQANRETDTMDTFFESSWYFARYASDEKTWEKVAIDKKSVDYWMSVDQYIGGIEHAILHLLYARFFQKVLRDLGYLRDSEPFASLLTQGMVLKDGAKMSKSKGNTVDPDEIIAKYGADTARLFILFAAPPQKELEWNDSAVEGAFKFINRLCDRSVNAYKTEQIPDINHSNLDKDEKYARLKVYEALKKSSDVFESSFAFNTLIAACMEALNALNAQNNKDIWTEGYYIILNLLEPIIPHICWELSSKLFGLKNFRKIELKSEVFDSDIINLVITINGKRRAQIEVDKSLSNEEIITQAKVAVSKWIVQAQIVKEIYVPNKLVNIVIKG; encoded by the coding sequence ATGCAATACATAGCTAAAGATATAGAGTATAAATGGCAAAGCACATGGAGAGATAGCGGTTATAGTGAGCCTAAAGATGATTATAATTTGCCTAAAAAGTATATTTTATCAATGTTTCCATATCCAAGCGGTAGGCTCCATATGGGGCATGTGCGAAACTATAGTATAGGAGATGCCCTATCTAGATACTATAGAAATCAAGGCTTTAATGTCCTTCAGCCAATGGGCTTTGATAGCTTTGGTATGCCAGCAGAAAATGCTGCTATAAAGCATAAAATCCATCCTAAGAAATGGACTTATGAAAATATTGATTATATGATAAAAGAGCTTGATTCTTTGGGGTTTAGCTTCTCTAAAAAGAGATTACTAGCTACAAGCGATCCACTTTATACAAAGTGGGAGCAAGAGTTTTTTATAAAAATGTATGAAAAAGGCTTAGTATATCGCAAATCAGCTGTAGTAAATTGGTGTGAAAATGACCAAACCGTCTTAGCAAATGAGCAAGTCGAAGATGGCAAATGCTGGAGATGTGGGCATGAAGTAGTCCAAAAAGAGATGCCAGGATACTATCTTAAAATTACTGAATATGCTAATGAGCTTTTAGAGTGCTTAAAGGATTTAGAGGGCAAATGGCCAAGCCAGGTTATTACTATGCAAGAGAATTGGATAGGAAAGAGCAATGGGCTTGAGTTTAAATTCGAGTTTGATGATAGTAGTAAAGAGATAGTCAAAAATGATGGATTTATGGTCTTTACCACTAGACCAGATACTATTTATGGTGTTAGCTATTGTGCTTTAGCACCTGAGCATGATATTGTAAAGGGATTATTAAATAGCGAATTTATAAGCACAGATATAAAAGATAAGATTAAATCTATGTTAAATCAAAGCCCTAAAGAGCGTCAAATAGCCGATAAAGATGGGGTATATTTAGGTATTAATGCTATCCATCCGCTAACCAAAGAGCTAGTGCCGATATGGTGTGCTAATTTTGTATTAGCCCAGTATGGGCATGGGGCATTGATGGCAGTTCCAGCTCATGATGAGAGGGATTATGAGTTTGCTATTAAATTTAATTTGCCTATTAAGAAGGTAATAGAGTGCGATGAGTTGCCATATACTCAAAAAAGTGGTAAGCATATAAATTCCGATATGATAAATGGCAAGGAGTATGAAGAGGCTAGTAGGGTTATTATAAATTATTTTCAAAATAATAACACTGGCAAAGAGGTTACAAACTATAAATTAAGAGATTGGGGTATCTCTAGGCAGAGATATTGGGGTGCGCCTATACCGATGGTGCATTGTGATAAATGCGGAATTGTAGCCCAAAAGCTTGAAAATTTGCCTATTTTATTGCCTGATGATGTGGTTATCACTGGAGAGGGAAATCCGCTAGATAAGCATCCAAATTTTAAAAACTGCAAATGCCCTAAATGCGGTAATCAAGCTAACAGAGAAACCGATACTATGGATACATTTTTTGAAAGTAGCTGGTATTTTGCTAGATATGCAAGTGATGAGAAAACTTGGGAAAAAGTAGCCATAGATAAAAAAAGCGTTGATTACTGGATGAGCGTAGATCAATATATCGGCGGGATAGAGCATGCTATACTTCATCTTTTATACGCTAGATTTTTTCAAAAGGTTTTAAGAGATCTTGGATATTTGCGTGATAGTGAGCCTTTTGCTAGTTTGCTTACTCAAGGTATGGTCTTAAAAGATGGTGCTAAGATGAGTAAAAGCAAGGGAAATACAGTTGATCCTGATGAGATTATCGCTAAATATGGTGCTGATACAGCAAGGCTATTTATACTCTTTGCAGCCCCACCGCAAAAGGAGCTTGAGTGGAATGATAGTGCCGTTGAGGGTGCGTTTAAGTTTATAAATAGGCTTTGTGATAGAAGTGTAAATGCCTATAAAACAGAGCAAATTCCAGATATAAATCACTCAAATTTAGATAAAGATGAAAAATACGCAAGATTAAAGGTCTATGAAGCGCTTAAAAAATCAAGCGATGTTTTTGAGAGTAGCTTTGCTTTTAATACCTTAATCGCAGCTTGTATGGAGGCTCTAAATGCCCTAAATGCTCAAAATAATAAAGATATATGGACAGAGGGCTACTATATAATTTTAAATTTACTAGAGCCAATTATCCCGCATATTTGTTGGGAACTTAGTAGCAAGCTATTTGGGCTTAAAAATTTTAGAAAAATTGAGCTAAAAAGCGAGGTTTTTGATAGTGATATAATAAATTTAGTAATTACTATAAATGGCAAAAGAAGAGCCCAAATCGAAGTAGATAAGAGCTTAAGCAATGAAGAGATAATTACTCAAGCCAAAGTAGCAGTATCTAAGTGGATCGTACAAGCACAAATAGTAAAAGAAATTTATGTACCAAATAAACTTGTAAATATCGTTATAAAGGGCTAA
- a CDS encoding diguanylate cyclase domain-containing protein, producing the protein MASLISDVIKDVFQEASQKKITLTPDNYHTLFCAAAARRGLSAMECKKLENYISKLDQSYQNELKKMNVRNIDELFVFISSRLNRANPTDITKISLAQMMLLKRILHAINLLHNTKAKDLANSSISMLDGIISVDSLNLIRDRWFDFVSHFDDNYIKRLEKYGIKQSDDIESIISKIEKFKDNSKEQDLQYSKICDLLIAALVPSIAPGADDDLAAVSEHLRQDPALLSSPAMEDDIKRCILKRVRLDQNEIKHKIAILDEILNSLNTQIQDFATTLLDNGSMVDSAIFDIDSITSIDDYNTIKLKLQNTSNTLRSKIKAMSSKLSDDSKVINNLKERVKELEEMIARANIQKDEITGLNNKSSFEMELASIEEANLKYGVDYAIMIIGINGLDDTSAKYGANAKDAILSTMAKIIQNRCLNGEFIARTNTDEFVILVANLDTNGCVNLAQMMLNDISGYKFRYKNEHIIVGASCGIAIRSSVNNQTDMIQRANLRLKSARSEGLNCIKAI; encoded by the coding sequence ATGGCAAGTCTAATATCTGATGTTATAAAAGATGTATTTCAAGAAGCAAGTCAAAAGAAAATCACCCTAACTCCTGATAATTATCACACTCTTTTTTGTGCTGCAGCAGCTAGAAGGGGTCTTAGTGCGATGGAGTGTAAGAAGCTAGAAAATTATATATCCAAGCTAGATCAAAGCTATCAAAATGAGCTAAAAAAGATGAATGTAAGGAATATTGATGAGCTTTTTGTTTTCATTAGCTCTAGACTAAATCGTGCTAATCCAACTGATATTACTAAGATTAGCCTAGCTCAAATGATGCTTTTAAAGCGAATTTTACACGCTATAAATTTATTACATAATACCAAAGCTAAGGATTTAGCAAATTCAAGCATCTCTATGCTAGATGGCATAATAAGCGTAGATAGTTTAAATTTGATTAGAGATCGTTGGTTTGATTTTGTTTCACATTTTGATGATAACTATATAAAAAGATTAGAAAAATATGGGATAAAACAGAGCGATGATATAGAGAGCATAATCTCTAAAATAGAGAAATTTAAAGATAATTCTAAAGAGCAAGATTTACAATATTCTAAAATTTGCGATCTACTTATAGCGGCTTTAGTCCCATCTATAGCCCCAGGTGCCGATGATGATCTAGCCGCAGTTAGCGAGCATTTAAGGCAAGATCCAGCCTTGCTTAGTAGTCCAGCTATGGAAGATGATATTAAGAGATGTATCTTAAAAAGAGTTAGGCTTGACCAAAATGAGATAAAGCATAAAATTGCTATTTTAGATGAGATATTAAATAGCTTAAATACTCAAATTCAAGATTTTGCCACGACGCTTTTAGATAATGGCAGTATGGTTGATAGTGCTATTTTTGATATTGATAGTATCACTTCAATTGATGATTATAATACTATAAAGCTAAAATTGCAAAATACATCAAATACCCTTCGTAGTAAGATAAAAGCGATGAGCTCAAAATTAAGCGATGATAGTAAGGTTATAAATAATCTAAAAGAGCGAGTAAAAGAGCTTGAAGAGATGATAGCTAGGGCTAATATCCAAAAAGATGAGATAACAGGGTTAAATAATAAAAGTAGCTTTGAGATGGAGCTAGCTAGCATTGAAGAGGCTAATTTAAAATATGGCGTGGATTATGCTATTATGATTATTGGGATTAATGGCTTAGATGATACTAGTGCTAAATATGGGGCAAATGCTAAAGATGCTATCTTATCTACAATGGCTAAAATTATACAAAATCGCTGTTTAAATGGCGAATTTATCGCTAGGACAAATACAGATGAGTTTGTGATATTAGTAGCAAATTTGGATACAAATGGTTGTGTGAATTTAGCCCAAATGATGTTAAATGATATTTCAGGGTATAAATTTAGATATAAAAATGAGCATATCATAGTAGGTGCTAGCTGTGGAATTGCCATTAGATCTAGTGTAAATAACCAAACTGATATGATACAAAGGGCAAATTTGAGATTAAAATCAGCCAGAAGCGAGGGGTTAAATTGCATAAAAGCGATTTGA
- a CDS encoding apolipoprotein N-acyltransferase, giving the protein MKLALNFLPCGSFKKKLVDYFTLKFIIKGFIISILLSLFIFLDLLNLKYIANLGLISAILGLYLLLKNNRKIWFWSGFFIGLFWFYWISFSLIYYNFSYLIPIEILGICLIYGFIFLAIGWLENIYIKAIFLLFANLIAPFGFDWLNFQLIFIDTPFIPSIYTLALVLICLIIAIKFNGYFGAILLICSLMISYNKPAKYENLPFDISLISTDLSQDQIWDRNTKDKIIKSNLDIIDLAIKDGSRAVVLPESAFPLFLNKSQILLSELKQKSHQIAIIAGALGISDNKLYNSTYIFDKGEFQRLDKLILVPFGEEIPLPNFIKNPINTLFFGSAVDYSKANGVSDYEIDGVKIRNAICYEATKDELFKNDPKFMIAISNNAWFSPSTQPNLQSKLLKLMAFKHKTTIYHSINGSLSQLITP; this is encoded by the coding sequence ATGAAGTTAGCATTGAATTTTCTGCCATGTGGATCCTTTAAGAAAAAATTAGTTGATTATTTTACATTAAAATTTATAATAAAAGGCTTTATAATATCTATTTTACTCTCGCTTTTTATATTTTTAGATCTACTAAATTTAAAATATATTGCAAATTTAGGTCTAATTAGTGCGATTTTAGGCCTATATCTATTATTAAAAAATAATAGAAAAATTTGGTTTTGGAGTGGGTTTTTTATCGGATTATTTTGGTTTTACTGGATTAGCTTTAGTTTGATTTATTATAATTTTAGCTATCTTATACCTATTGAAATTTTGGGAATTTGCTTAATATATGGCTTTATATTTTTGGCTATTGGTTGGCTAGAAAATATATATATTAAGGCGATTTTCTTGCTTTTTGCTAATCTCATCGCCCCTTTTGGCTTTGATTGGTTAAATTTTCAATTAATCTTTATAGATACCCCATTTATCCCATCTATATATACCCTTGCTTTGGTGCTAATCTGCCTTATTATAGCTATTAAATTTAATGGATATTTTGGGGCTATATTGCTTATTTGCTCCCTTATGATTAGCTACAATAAACCAGCCAAATATGAGAATTTGCCATTTGATATTTCGCTTATTAGCACAGATCTTAGCCAAGATCAAATTTGGGATCGCAACACAAAAGATAAGATTATCAAAAGCAATCTTGATATAATCGACCTAGCTATCAAAGATGGCTCTAGGGCTGTGGTGCTGCCTGAGAGTGCCTTTCCGCTATTTTTAAATAAAAGCCAAATTCTACTTAGTGAGCTTAAGCAAAAATCCCACCAAATAGCCATAATAGCTGGAGCCTTAGGGATTAGCGATAATAAGCTTTATAACTCAACATATATATTTGATAAAGGGGAATTTCAAAGGCTTGATAAGCTCATTTTAGTCCCATTTGGCGAGGAGATCCCGCTGCCAAATTTCATTAAAAATCCTATTAATACCCTATTTTTTGGCTCTGCGGTGGATTATAGCAAGGCTAATGGGGTAAGTGATTATGAGATTGATGGAGTAAAGATTAGAAACGCCATCTGCTACGAAGCTACTAAAGATGAGCTATTTAAGAATGATCCTAAATTTATGATAGCTATTAGCAATAATGCGTGGTTTAGCCCATCTACCCAGCCAAATTTACAAAGCAAACTACTAAAATTAATGGCATTTAAGCATAAAACCACGATATATCATAGCATAAATGGCAGCTTAAGTCAGTTAATCACCCCATAA
- the secF gene encoding protein translocase subunit SecF: MQIFDKGKIYNFMGIRWVMFAISATLFFGSIALLFTKGLNYGIDFAGGTLIQVKYHDKDAPIDLIRDKFASNEILKNASITEFGSASEITIRYTTTSDSLGNNPGAFVADMLKDSGEFEIRRVDVVGPKIGSELREKGIMAVIVSLVLILIYIGVRFEWRFALAAIFSEIHDVVIVLGAISLLSIDVNLDTLAAILTVLGYSLNDTIIIFDRIRERVKESKFIELFGVINESVSLTLSRTLMTSVTTLLAVITLFFYGGDMIHGFSIIMIIGILIGTISSVFIAAPMLSWFRFSVEEYRALMVAKELRKKEKEKIRAMYEKGRL, encoded by the coding sequence ATGCAGATATTTGATAAGGGTAAAATATATAATTTTATGGGTATTAGATGGGTTATGTTTGCCATCTCTGCTACGCTATTTTTTGGCTCTATTGCTCTTTTATTTACCAAGGGGTTAAATTATGGGATTGACTTTGCTGGTGGGACGCTAATTCAGGTTAAATATCATGATAAAGATGCGCCAATAGATTTGATTAGAGATAAATTTGCTAGTAATGAAATTTTAAAAAATGCTAGTATAACTGAGTTTGGCTCAGCTAGTGAAATCACCATTAGATATACCACAACTAGCGATAGTTTGGGTAATAATCCTGGGGCTTTTGTGGCTGATATGCTTAAAGATAGTGGAGAATTTGAGATTCGCAGAGTTGATGTGGTAGGACCAAAAATCGGTAGTGAGCTAAGAGAGAAGGGGATAATGGCTGTGATTGTCTCTCTTGTGCTTATACTTATATATATCGGTGTTAGATTTGAGTGGAGATTTGCTCTAGCTGCTATATTTAGCGAAATTCACGATGTGGTTATAGTGCTTGGGGCTATTAGTTTGCTTAGTATTGATGTAAATTTAGATACTCTTGCGGCGATTTTAACCGTTCTTGGCTACTCGCTAAATGATACTATCATTATTTTTGATAGGATTAGAGAGAGGGTTAAAGAGAGTAAATTTATAGAGCTATTTGGCGTGATTAATGAGTCTGTATCGCTTACTCTTTCTAGGACTTTGATGACATCAGTTACCACACTTTTAGCCGTTATTACGCTATTTTTCTATGGTGGAGATATGATACATGGCTTTTCTATTATTATGATAATTGGAATTTTGATTGGGACTATTAGCTCAGTTTTTATCGCTGCGCCTATGCTTAGTTGGTTTAGATTTAGTGTTGAAGAGTATAGAGCTTTAATGGTTGCTAAAGAGCTAAGAAAGAAAGAGAAAGAGAAAATTCGCGCTATGTATGAAAAAGGTAGATTATAA
- a CDS encoding DUF6394 family protein — MDWGKVIFTFFALMSLTTTAGFLFEDNAVALFIAASINLISTLLKVGVRNLLAAELFASSLVADLHLIPAFVLLITGYSQSMVYTLVIGAILANIFSIILILIEAYKTRDEF, encoded by the coding sequence ATGGATTGGGGTAAGGTTATATTTACATTTTTTGCACTTATGAGCTTGACTACTACGGCTGGTTTTTTATTTGAGGATAATGCTGTTGCGTTATTTATCGCTGCTAGTATAAATTTGATCTCTACCTTGCTTAAAGTAGGGGTAAGAAACCTACTTGCAGCTGAGCTTTTTGCTAGTTCATTGGTGGCTGATTTACATCTAATTCCTGCTTTTGTGTTGCTTATAACTGGCTATAGTCAAAGTATGGTATATACGCTAGTTATTGGTGCGATTTTGGCAAATATATTTTCTATTATTTTAATATTGATAGAAGCGTATAAAACTAGAGATGAATTCTAA
- the lptE gene encoding LPS assembly lipoprotein LptE, producing MRLFAILLLAFLIVGCGYKPSSVAARDVLGGSVWIDVIISKIDPESSVNIKDGIKSAMLRRLGTDLVSKDLAESIIIASIKSLTFTAISYDQFGYATAYKANLIMEYRLKQKNGNIKSILASGDYDFRVTRRIDDKRFTDSVISDSERFDAITNASLQSFDEFISKLAMQGLLDGKSNI from the coding sequence GTGAGACTATTTGCCATTTTATTGCTAGCTTTTTTGATTGTGGGTTGTGGATATAAGCCATCTAGCGTGGCTGCTAGAGATGTTTTGGGTGGTAGTGTTTGGATTGATGTGATTATTAGCAAGATTGACCCAGAGAGCTCAGTAAATATAAAAGATGGTATAAAATCTGCCATGTTAAGACGCCTTGGGACTGATTTAGTATCAAAAGATCTAGCTGAGAGTATAATTATCGCATCTATAAAATCGCTGACATTTACCGCTATTTCATATGACCAATTTGGCTATGCTACTGCATATAAAGCAAATTTGATTATGGAGTATAGATTAAAGCAAAAAAATGGCAATATTAAGAGTATTTTAGCTAGTGGGGATTATGATTTTCGTGTAACAAGAAGGATTGATGATAAGCGATTTACAGATAGTGTTATTAGCGATAGTGAGAGATTTGACGCTATTACAAATGCCTCACTTCAAAGCTTTGATGAATTTATAAGCAAGTTAGCTATGCAAGGTCTTTTAGATGGCAAGTCTAATATCTGA
- the yajC gene encoding preprotein translocase subunit YajC, with product MAENSMLTSLLPLVVLFAIFYFLVIRPQQKQQREHKNMLANLQKGDKIVTNGGLVCEVIKPEDDFIKVKLNDDVIVRIDRNFVAKKLDKIESNDEK from the coding sequence ATGGCAGAAAATTCAATGCTAACTTCATTATTACCCCTTGTTGTATTGTTCGCAATATTCTATTTTTTAGTTATTAGACCACAGCAAAAACAGCAGCGTGAGCATAAAAATATGCTAGCCAATCTCCAAAAAGGCGATAAAATCGTAACAAATGGAGGCTTAGTGTGCGAGGTCATAAAACCAGAAGATGATTTTATCAAAGTTAAACTTAATGATGATGTAATTGTCCGCATTGATAGAAATTTTGTCGCCAAAAAATTAGACAAAATAGAGTCTAATGATGAGAAGTAG
- the secD gene encoding protein translocase subunit SecD: MMRSRITYRLIVFILAFAFGILFSMPSFTDSQNGKKVSLGLDLQGGLYMLLSVQTESAIISKIKTIASAIKYDTDKNDILVDRLKADENGINISLLDGDDAKRLDEILTKISGVEVQKDGLNYRVLLTPQEKIDTSKYAVDQAVETIRNRLDQFGLAEPTVIKQGEDKILVELPGIKSAADEQRAMDLIAKSAHLQLMAVDEKRQDIAQTMNEDEAAAYGDLLLSDAKNPRYKYLVNEIPILDGSMLVDARVAFDNQTNMPIINFTLNAQGAAKFGDFTGANVGKRLAIVLDNRVYSAPSINERIGGGSGQISGGFSIEEARDIAIALRSGALIAPVNLEEKRSIGPSLGQQSIDQSMVALSLGAVLVLLFMVLVYGLAGVLANIALVVNILLLIAVMALFGATLTLPGMAGILLTIGMAVDANVIINERIRELLKEGHNIHTCIQKGYQNAMSAIVDSNLTTLITSAALYAYGTGPVKGFAVTMSIGIIASMLTAILGTHGMFEFLSRKIERGSSVLWFGYRIKRG, translated from the coding sequence ATGATGAGAAGTAGGATAACTTACAGGCTTATAGTTTTTATCCTTGCTTTTGCGTTTGGCATACTCTTTTCTATGCCAAGCTTCACTGATAGTCAAAATGGTAAAAAGGTAAGCCTAGGACTGGATCTACAAGGCGGTTTGTATATGCTCTTAAGCGTCCAAACAGAGTCTGCAATAATCTCTAAAATCAAAACAATAGCCTCAGCTATAAAGTATGATACCGATAAAAATGATATATTAGTAGATAGATTAAAAGCTGATGAAAATGGCATTAATATATCGCTTTTAGATGGAGATGATGCTAAGAGATTAGATGAAATTTTGACTAAAATCAGCGGTGTAGAGGTGCAAAAAGATGGATTAAATTATAGAGTTTTGCTTACCCCGCAAGAGAAGATCGATACCTCTAAATACGCAGTAGATCAAGCTGTAGAGACTATTAGAAACCGCTTAGATCAATTTGGCTTAGCTGAGCCTACGGTGATTAAGCAAGGAGAGGATAAAATTTTAGTTGAACTTCCTGGTATTAAGAGTGCTGCTGATGAGCAAAGGGCTATGGATTTGATAGCAAAATCAGCCCACTTACAGCTAATGGCAGTTGATGAAAAGCGTCAAGATATAGCTCAAACTATGAATGAAGATGAGGCCGCAGCTTATGGAGATCTACTATTAAGCGATGCTAAAAATCCAAGATATAAGTATTTGGTAAATGAAATTCCAATTTTAGATGGAAGTATGCTAGTAGATGCTAGAGTGGCATTTGATAATCAAACAAATATGCCAATTATAAATTTCACCCTAAATGCTCAAGGGGCTGCTAAATTCGGTGATTTTACCGGGGCAAATGTAGGCAAAAGACTTGCTATAGTCTTAGATAATAGAGTATATTCAGCCCCATCTATTAATGAGAGAATCGGCGGTGGAAGTGGTCAAATAAGCGGTGGATTTAGCATTGAAGAGGCTCGTGATATAGCTATAGCTTTACGAAGTGGAGCCTTAATAGCACCTGTAAATTTGGAAGAAAAAAGAAGTATAGGCCCAAGCCTAGGTCAGCAAAGTATAGATCAAAGTATGGTAGCGCTATCTTTAGGGGCTGTTTTGGTTTTATTATTTATGGTCTTAGTGTATGGATTAGCTGGAGTTTTGGCTAATATTGCTTTGGTTGTAAATATATTGCTACTTATAGCGGTTATGGCGTTATTTGGTGCGACGCTTACACTTCCTGGTATGGCTGGTATTTTGCTTACTATCGGTATGGCTGTTGATGCAAATGTGATTATAAATGAGCGTATTAGGGAGCTTTTAAAAGAGGGGCACAATATACATACTTGTATCCAAAAGGGGTATCAAAATGCTATGAGTGCGATTGTTGATTCAAATTTAACCACGCTTATAACTTCAGCTGCCCTATATGCTTATGGGACTGGACCGGTAAAAGGCTTTGCTGTAACTATGAGTATCGGTATCATCGCTTCTATGCTAACTGCGATTTTAGGCACTCATGGTATGTTTGAGTTTTTAAGCCGTAAGATAGAAAGAGGTAGTAGTGTGCTTTGGTTTGGTTATAGGATTAAAAGGGGCTAA